A segment of the Salvelinus namaycush isolate Seneca chromosome 3, SaNama_1.0, whole genome shotgun sequence genome:
TAAGGCTGTACGTCTTTGAGGCTGGTGTCGAACACATTGTCCACTTCCGACTGTGTGGGCATTTTGGGTAGGTACTCGTGCTGGTTGATCACCTCCACAATGTTGATCACCTTCTCGCCCAGCTTCTCGCCCACTTTCTCCCGGCAGATCTGTCTCTCCTGCTCGTTGGCCAGGTTGACGACATTGACCTTAATGCTCCAGACCTCCCATGGAATACACTCATCAGAGAAAGGCCAGCGAGACTTCTTTTTCTGGTAGAACTCCAGTGAGATTTGTCCCATTCCATCAGTCCCGTTGCCCATGGCATCCTGTAAAGAACAACATAGATCCAGAGGTCAATGGATTGCAGTTTAAGAAAAATACAGCTAGCTACATGTTTTAATGTATAATGTCAATTTCAATATCCAAACAATCAGAATAATCAGACAGGCCTACCTTGAATTCGCCCACTGCTTTCCTGATGACCCTGTCAAGCTCATCTGAAGAAACACGAACAAAACTGAAATCAATAAAGTCGCAGTCAATGTCCTGTGTGCCAACAGTGCCAATGGAGTAGGTGCCCTCTTTCTTGTAGTGAAATTTTCCAGTGCTGCGATGCAATAGGATAGTGTGCAACAGAGCCAGCATAGCCTCGTCGACCTGTCTTCCCTCCACCGACACCTCCAGAACCTCTGAACGGCAGTTCATGATGATCTGCTTCCCCACAGTGGCAGGTTGAATATATGGGGAAACTAGCAAGCTATTGAAACACACCCTTCAATTGTTGTTTACGTTCCATAAAACAGGGCTAAACATCAAAATGAGCTAGCTAGCGGACGTTAGATGCTACTGCTAGATAGCTATTGTGAGTAGTTAGCTATAACGCGCAGCAAACGTTATTTCCCTCGAGCAAGTTCGATGGTTATCAAGAGAAGGCGCAACTTTCAGATTCACTTGATGAATATAGCAACATAtgttgttgcttgctagctatgttctttaaatgtatttattcataATAACTTGCTGACACAAAGTGTAATGTCGTCGTTCTTACTAGAGAGGAGGAGCCATTTCTGTAAACACAACACTGGAAAATCTACGGAATGTAGTTTGGTCCAATCCGAGCCTTGTATCTCTGCAACGTAACATAACGTGTATCGATAATAGCTATGTAATTGCAGTTATTTCCGCATCAGAAAGCTGATTTTCTTATATAACAAAATGTATTTGAAGATATAATTGATAGTTTCAAAAGACCCACTTGAGGTTAAAACAGGGCGCACTTGGGGTGCTTTAAGATATCGCTATGCACTCTGGGAATAACAGTTCAAGTCACATATATCGCATTGGCAAGTTTTCGATTTCGGTCATCGTTGGTGTCGGAGATGCTCTGCAAGTTTGAGATGAGGCTTTATAAGAACTTCACGAAATTATCATTCCCCCCCCGTCGTTTAAAGCTAGCCACATATTACTTTTACTTTGTTTTACACCATGGACGCCAGAAATGATTCATGAACATTACATTTTGGAATACGTGTTActgggtagcagctagctaacttgctTGCTAGCTACCTACTGCAATTTACTAGAATAACGTTACACGTTAGCTAGCAATCGAATGAAAGAAAGGTCTGAAGTTAGCTAACTTACTGTTGTTGGCTAGCTAGTCAAAGACAGACATTTGATACAATGTTGTTCAGCTAGAGCTGTGGAACTTACTTAGAAGCTTGGTAAAACGTAACGTTACTCAGAATAACACTCACgttattttagctagctaacgttacttgcAATAAAGGAAACAATGTATTTTACTTGCTTGtttttagctacctagctagcattCTTCTGACTGCAGTTTTCAAACCAGATAGATAGCAAGATTAACGTTACATCCTTGAGAAGTCTGTCGCCAGCCAAGTTACTCGTCTTGGGTATTTTATTTTCGTTTAAAGTTGCTCCTCAATCAGGAGCCAGGATATTATTGACAAGAGGCTGACATTAGCTTGCATACTGGTTCAGTGGTTGAACTTGTGGTAGCAAGACTAGCTCCCATTGCTATAATAGCTGGATCTAGTCCTCCGTTAGCTAGCTGTCTTGAATGACAGGGACTTTCTTGCAAAGATCATCAGACCATGTTTTTGTACTGGTCTTACTTTTAAGGGGGCGTTGTTATTAGCTAAAtacatagctagctaaccaagtAAATTGCTGAGGATGCCTGGCTCAGAAATTCATCTTCCAAATGCTGATTTGGGAGAATTGGACTCAGAAAGTCTCCCTTCAAATTCCGGTTTGGGAGACTTGCCATGGCTTTGCATGGTTACACTGTTCATTGCCTCCATCATTACATTGATACTGTATCTAGTACAGTATTTTTACAGCGATCTACGGATACAGATGCCTGAGCAAAACAATGCTGGTTTGGGGGAAGCGGACGTTCTGTTGGGATGGGCGCTTTCACTGAACAGTTGGAAAAGTCAATGGAGAGGGGCTTGGTGCAGAGCTTTGAATGATGAATCGACGAAGTCTGGGGTAAGTCTAGCTACCGTTTGTACGCCATATATGTGATACATACGTTTCCATTACTGGCCGTTACAGGTTAGCTTATACTTAACGCCACCATGGAATTTTCAAATAACCTGCTCTTGGTGCTACTGTGGATTTAATATCTTTCTGAGTTTTCTGTGGTTTTTGTAGAATCACCTGCAACTGTACACGGACATTTACAAGATACCCTTTCCCCCTAAACGAAAACAAATACAGTATCGCTAATAGCAGGTTAGTTGAAAAATTCAAGTCCCATGTCAACCAATAGCTTGTTTCACTTAACAAATTATTATTGGGAAACTACAGAGCTGACTGTAGCTacgcatttttttttaaatagtcccTGGTAGACTTTACAAAGAATCCACTGTAGCCAAACAAACAATATATGAATACAGGATCTTTATGAACCTAACAAGACTTGAGCACACATGTGAGCATCGTGACAGCACAAGCTCCCTGTCACAGAATACAGTGTCAACAATCTTGATTCCCATACATTGACACTGCCTTGTTGAAACCTCAGCTCTCAAGTTACTGTCAAGAGTTGAAGCCCCTGTAGCTGCAAACTGTAAACGTGATACAAATTGTAAAGGTGATCCATTTCTTCCATGTTCTCTAACTCTTTGATTGAAACTGTCAAAATGAAGTGTAATGTTGAGATAATGACAGTTATTGCTGATCACCTCCTGACCTGATCGGTGTACTCCTAACTCACACAGTGCCCAGTGCAACTAATATTAGAAGAAGACGGCCTCGAGTCATCAGAACTGGTGGTTGGCCAAGTGTCCAGCTTCAAGAAGTCTGCTAGTCAGAAGGTAAGATAGTCTGATACACCGGGACTGGCTCTCATCCAATGGTTCTCAATAAATTGCACACACAATGTAAAGCTCAGTACATTAATGAATTATAGCCCAGATATGGTTTTATCATTGTTTTTGAATGCTTCTTTTCCTGACTAAAATCAAGAGTGAGTTAAGATGAGGAATCTGGATCAATGTTGTCATTGTTGATCCCAGTGCAGCGTCCTCATTCTCCTCCTATAGCCAATGAAATAATTTTTATTTTGGCAGTGTTGGCCtctttaacattcattacagctgGAAAAGTAAGCATTTATGCTGTTGCCATTTCCTAATCAACATGCCCTAATGTCATAACCCGGCTCTGTAGTCAATCCACTCTTCCACTGTAATTCAATGTAGAGGGGCTGCTCTACTGGTGCTACAGCCATTTAACTTAATTTCAGGTCTGCAGTGGCCAATCTCCTGAGTTACACAATGTCCATTAACTTCACTGGCACTTCCAGACATTTTCCCCCTCCCCTTAAATTGTCTGGCTGGAGCCAATAGCAGCCTCTTTGCAGTTTTCATGCTGTAAGCACACTTTTACTACCTCCTCTCCAGTTCTAAGTTTATGGGATCCTCATATAACCAGCCCTCTTCTAAAAGGAAGGTGAACAACATTCTCAGAAGTTATCAATAAGATTTTCAACAATAGCATTGGCAGATTTTGTATGGAGaaacaaagcaaagcagtgattTAAACTAGTCTGTGTTATTAAATGCCTGCTCAGTTTTTTGGGGGCTTTTCTGTAATATGCAAGATCCAGATGCTGCTTCATTGTTTTTTGCTCCCAGAGACTTTGGTGAACAAAGGTGTGTCCTTGCCCTGCCTCCATTGGTATGTGTGTATGCAGTAAGAAGCTTATGTAGCGGTCCCCTTATAGCCAGCCCAGTACAGATCAGCACTGTAAAACAACTCGGAACTCGAGTTCTCCAACTTCTGACTCCAGTgtattcaagacaactgggacctCTGGAGTGGAGAAAAACTAGCTCCGACTAGGAAAAATCGTTAGAACGGTCATCTAACTCAGATTTCTAAGTGGGAAACTTTGGCATCTTTCTAGcgctccaacctgaagatcaatgatgtcatgatttgacctagttttttttcttccagaGTTACCAggtgtcttgaaagcaccataaggaGACGAGGGAACCAATGACAAGGAGGGTCAAGCAGGGAGAAATGGGCAGTACCTGCCTTTAATGAGATGCTTCATGTTTGAGCTTTCAAGTTGATTGTTGTCACACTCTGAAAAAAGCAACACACATTGTTACCATTAAGAAAAAACTACAGGTTAACCAATTGTAATGTGAGCCACGTATGCAGTTTGCAAGAATACCATAATCATAGTTAGGCATGTTTAGCACCAAGCACCTTTTTACCTCAAATACATTTTTGAGTGTTCCCTCGCTTATTGTATGGTACTATTGTAACTATTTGCTGTCTTGTCTTCTCCTAGGCTGCACGATGCAAGGTGGTCGGGGACAAGCTTCAGTTCTCCCTCAGTGCTTCACCATCAGCCATGTCTCCAGGAGAGCCCTGTAGGTACAGCGTAACGATATCTCCACTTGAACTGCAGGTAAATGAACACAACAGTTGTGCTCACTACATCTGCAGCTATAATCTATCCCTTCCCATTTCTATTGGAGCTATGCTTAATACGAACAAAGGGAGAGCGAGTCAGAGGTGGCAGGGTTCCTGGTTGTCTTAATGGAGGAAGCTCTGATTTATTGAACATGACGTACTTCAGCAGAGCTTCGCTTCTGCTACGAGAATCAGATTAAATGGCGAGGACCTAGAGGTTGATAAATGCCCTGGAGACCTTGTTTAAATTATTGTCAGTGTCATGTAAAATACTGAAAGGGATGAGTTCCCAGCTCCCTCATTTTTTGGTTCCCACTACCTCCACTTTCATTGTTAGGAGTATAATCACAGACACAATCACATACTAATGGTATTAAGAAT
Coding sequences within it:
- the atg101 gene encoding autophagy-related protein 101: MNCRSEVLEVSVEGRQVDEAMLALLHTILLHRSTGKFHYKKEGTYSIGTVGTQDIDCDFIDFSFVRVSSDELDRVIRKAVGEFKDAMGNGTDGMGQISLEFYQKKKSRWPFSDECIPWEVWSIKVNVVNLANEQERQICREKVGEKLGEKVINIVEVINQHEYLPKMPTQSEVDNVFDTSLKDVQPYLYKITFQITDTLGTSVSTTMRRLIKDTLAL